A region of Pyxidicoccus parkwaysis DNA encodes the following proteins:
- a CDS encoding citrate synthase, whose amino-acid sequence MGTKEAALQAGLEGVVVAETRLSEVDGERGRLVIAGSDVESLAGAVTFEEVCARLWAPYAREPLPSSLQAALGEARVRAFGLLDGLGNALSAEDGMDALRASMAHVPIQPGNEQQTFLLLTAAAAVFTGAWARRRRGLAPVRPDPKLPHAADLLRMVTGEHHPERAAGLEAYLVTVSDHGLNASTFTARVITSTGSDAVSATVGAIGALKGPLHGGAPGPVLDMLDAIARPENAAAWLEAELKAGRRIMGMGHRIYRVRDPRAAVLERAIERLERGGLRTDRLALARAVERAADELLRQRYPDRPLRANVEFYTAVLLDAVGLDRTLFSTAFACGRVAGWLAHVAEQRATGNLIRPASRYVGPMPKEQA is encoded by the coding sequence ATGGGCACCAAAGAGGCAGCACTACAGGCGGGGCTTGAAGGGGTCGTCGTCGCGGAGACGCGACTGAGCGAGGTGGATGGCGAGCGCGGACGACTGGTGATCGCCGGGAGCGACGTGGAGTCGCTCGCGGGCGCCGTCACCTTCGAGGAGGTGTGCGCGAGGCTCTGGGCACCGTACGCCCGGGAGCCCCTGCCCTCCTCGCTCCAGGCCGCCCTCGGAGAGGCGCGTGTGCGGGCCTTCGGGCTGCTGGACGGGCTGGGCAATGCCCTCTCGGCCGAGGATGGAATGGACGCGCTCCGGGCCTCGATGGCCCACGTCCCCATCCAGCCGGGCAACGAGCAGCAGACCTTCCTCCTGCTGACAGCCGCCGCCGCTGTGTTCACGGGCGCGTGGGCCCGGCGCAGGCGCGGGCTGGCGCCCGTCCGGCCGGACCCCAAGCTGCCCCATGCCGCGGACCTGCTGCGCATGGTCACCGGTGAGCACCATCCCGAGCGCGCCGCCGGGCTCGAGGCGTACCTGGTCACCGTCTCCGACCATGGCTTGAATGCCTCCACGTTCACCGCGCGCGTCATCACCTCGACGGGCTCGGATGCCGTGTCCGCCACGGTGGGTGCCATCGGCGCGCTCAAGGGCCCGCTCCATGGTGGAGCACCGGGGCCCGTGCTGGACATGCTCGACGCCATCGCGCGGCCGGAGAACGCGGCGGCATGGCTGGAAGCGGAGCTGAAGGCCGGCCGCCGCATCATGGGCATGGGCCACCGCATCTACCGTGTGAGAGATCCACGCGCCGCCGTGCTGGAGCGCGCCATCGAGCGGCTGGAGCGCGGTGGGCTCCGGACCGACCGGCTCGCGCTGGCTCGCGCCGTGGAGCGCGCCGCCGACGAGCTGCTCCGTCAGCGCTACCCGGATCGCCCGCTGCGCGCCAACGTGGAGTTCTACACGGCCGTGCTGCTCGACGCGGTGGGGCTCGACAGGACACTGTTCTCCACGGCCTTCGCCTGTGGCCGCGTCGCGGGCTGGCTCGCGCACGTCGCCGAGCAGCGGGCCACCGGCAACCTCATCCGGCCCGCCTCCCGCTACGTGGGCCCGATGCCGAAGGAGCAGGCGTAG